A region of Deltaproteobacteria bacterium DNA encodes the following proteins:
- a CDS encoding DUF3604 domain-containing protein, producing MHSARLAQSLITLALLALAAPALAAEPAFTRSEERADCAASDPLRRPFFGDTHVHTGFSLDANLGGTRNTPRDAYRFARGEEVGLQPYDANGNALRRARIDRPLDWTVVSDHAETLAEVRICTDESAPGHDSDACWIYNNPNVRPFAAGIFLVRLVPGRERFHDMCGAGDTRCIEQAGVVWREIQAAADEAYDRSPACKFSSFVGYEWTGTIGAGGNLHHNVVFRNDKVPALPISFIETSSPMRLWQELQKQCVEGKPGCDAVTIPHNSNLSGPGYMFESARITGPEGVGTAIDLEEARWRQRWTPLIEIAQHKGDSECLLGGDTTDEACGFEKLSYNSFSGASRFRGLDMTSDLTPTQKSTVRRALKKGLAEHGKLGVNPMKYGIIGSTDTHLGTPGMTDEASSKGHGGAGRMGEVAGFPDDPEFNPGGLAVLWAEENSRDSLFAAMQRREAYGTSGTRPVVRFFGGWGYGAEMCSDPELVVKGYQGGVPMGGDLPAKPRGAKAPTFVVSALQDPGTAQKAGTPLQRVQIVKGWVDRKGEVHERVMDVAGGDNGASVDLTTCQPRGEGAKQLCSVWSDPSFDAKQRAFYYARVLENPTCRWSQHVCNANAVNCADPKSVPPGLAACCDGSLQPTVQERAWTSPIWFSPR from the coding sequence ATGCACAGCGCTCGACTCGCGCAGTCCCTCATCACTCTCGCGCTGCTCGCGCTCGCAGCGCCCGCGCTCGCGGCGGAGCCCGCGTTCACGCGCAGCGAGGAGCGTGCGGACTGCGCGGCGAGCGATCCGCTGCGCCGGCCGTTCTTCGGCGACACGCACGTGCACACGGGCTTCTCGCTCGACGCGAACCTCGGCGGCACGCGCAACACGCCGCGCGACGCGTATCGCTTCGCGCGCGGCGAAGAGGTCGGGCTGCAGCCGTACGATGCGAATGGGAACGCGCTGCGCCGCGCGCGCATCGACCGCCCGCTCGACTGGACCGTCGTGTCGGATCACGCCGAGACGCTCGCAGAAGTGCGCATCTGCACGGACGAGAGCGCGCCCGGCCACGACTCCGACGCCTGCTGGATCTACAACAATCCGAACGTGCGCCCGTTCGCGGCCGGGATCTTCCTGGTTCGCCTCGTACCCGGCCGCGAGCGCTTTCACGACATGTGCGGCGCGGGCGACACCCGTTGCATCGAGCAGGCGGGCGTGGTGTGGCGCGAGATTCAGGCCGCCGCGGACGAGGCCTACGACCGCAGCCCCGCGTGCAAGTTCTCGAGCTTCGTCGGCTATGAGTGGACGGGAACGATCGGCGCGGGCGGCAATCTCCACCACAACGTGGTGTTCCGGAACGACAAGGTGCCGGCGCTCCCGATCAGCTTCATCGAGACGAGCTCCCCGATGCGGCTCTGGCAGGAGCTGCAGAAGCAGTGCGTCGAAGGCAAGCCCGGCTGCGACGCGGTGACGATTCCGCACAACTCGAACCTCTCGGGCCCCGGTTACATGTTCGAGTCGGCGCGCATCACGGGCCCCGAAGGCGTGGGTACCGCGATCGATCTCGAAGAGGCGCGCTGGCGCCAGCGCTGGACGCCGCTGATCGAGATCGCGCAGCACAAGGGCGACAGCGAGTGCTTGTTAGGGGGCGACACGACCGACGAGGCGTGCGGCTTCGAGAAGCTCTCGTACAACTCCTTCTCCGGCGCGTCGCGCTTCCGCGGGCTCGACATGACCAGCGACCTCACGCCCACGCAGAAGTCGACGGTGCGCCGCGCGCTGAAGAAGGGCCTCGCCGAGCACGGCAAGCTCGGCGTGAATCCGATGAAGTACGGGATCATCGGCAGCACCGACACGCACCTCGGCACGCCCGGCATGACGGACGAAGCGTCGAGCAAAGGCCACGGCGGCGCGGGGCGCATGGGCGAAGTCGCAGGCTTTCCCGACGACCCCGAGTTCAATCCCGGCGGCCTCGCCGTGCTGTGGGCCGAGGAGAACTCGCGCGACTCGCTGTTCGCGGCGATGCAGCGGCGCGAGGCCTACGGCACGAGCGGCACGCGGCCGGTGGTGCGCTTCTTCGGCGGCTGGGGTTACGGCGCGGAGATGTGCAGCGATCCGGAGCTCGTCGTGAAGGGTTATCAGGGCGGCGTGCCGATGGGCGGCGATCTTCCCGCGAAGCCGCGGGGCGCGAAGGCGCCGACGTTCGTGGTGAGCGCGCTGCAAGACCCCGGTACGGCGCAGAAGGCAGGCACACCGCTGCAGCGCGTGCAGATCGTGAAGGGCTGGGTGGACCGCAAGGGCGAAGTGCACGAGCGCGTGATGGACGTCGCGGGCGGCGACAACGGCGCCAGCGTCGACCTAACAACCTGCCAGCCGCGCGGCGAGGGGGCGAAGCAGTTGTGCAGCGTGTGGAGCGACCCGAGCTTCGACGCGAAGCAGCGCGCGTTCTACTACGCGCGCGTGCTCGAGAACCCGACCTGCCGCTGGAGCCAGCACGTGTGCAACGCCAACGCGGTGAACTGCGCGGACCCGAAGAGCGTGCCGCCGGGCCTCGCCGCCTGCTGCGACGGCTCGCTGCAGCCGACCGTGCAGGAGCGCGCGTGGACGAGCCCGATCTGGTTCTCCCCGCGCTGA
- a CDS encoding DUF3604 domain-containing protein: MHLVRLASLLSLALLCLAHAAFAADPPFARTEERAACSAHDALRRPFFGDTHVHTAYSFDANLGGTRNTPRDAYRFAKGEPLGLQPYDASGKALRTAQLSRPLDWTVVTDHSETLGEVRICRDPSVPGHDSDVCWIYRNLGAGALGPVAMRVMTQREHYPQMCGEGDKRCLDAAALAWRDIQSAAEEAYDRSPACTFTSFVGYEWTASFSLGANMHHNVIFRNASVPALPISYVETASLYELFTRLQKDCIEGTPGCDALTIPHNSNMSGPGLIFESARIAKREEAGASVTREEASLRQRWSPLAEISQHKGDSECLLGGDTTDEACGYEKLPYNSFSGVTRFAALNPPSDQTPSRSGMVREALKKGVALQRELGVNPLKYGIVASTDTHLGTPGLTEEDQPRGHGGAGVMGATTGLPDDIEYHPGGLAVLWAEENSRDALFAAMQRREAYGTSGTRPVVRFFGGWGYRAEMCSDPELVAKGYQGGVPMGGDLPAKPRAAKSPTFVVSALQDPGVPNKPGTPLQRVQIVKGWVDAKGAVHERVVDVAGGDNGASVDLDTCEPRGEGAKQLCSVWRDPDFDARQGAFYYARVLENPTCRWSHRICRDAKLDCSAPHLVPANLVGCCSDLAKPTVQERAWTSPIWYEPR; this comes from the coding sequence ATGCATCTCGTTCGGCTCGCGTCCCTGCTCTCTCTCGCGCTGCTCTGCCTCGCGCACGCGGCGTTCGCGGCGGACCCGCCCTTCGCGCGCACCGAAGAGCGCGCGGCGTGCTCGGCGCACGACGCGCTGCGCCGGCCGTTCTTCGGCGACACGCACGTTCACACGGCGTACTCCTTCGATGCGAACCTCGGCGGCACGCGGAACACGCCGCGCGACGCGTATCGCTTCGCGAAGGGTGAGCCGCTCGGGCTGCAGCCCTACGACGCGAGCGGGAAGGCGCTGCGTACTGCGCAGCTCTCGCGCCCGCTCGACTGGACGGTCGTTACGGACCACAGCGAGACGCTCGGCGAGGTGCGCATCTGCCGCGATCCGAGCGTGCCCGGCCACGACTCGGACGTGTGCTGGATCTACCGGAACCTGGGCGCCGGCGCGCTCGGACCGGTGGCGATGCGCGTGATGACGCAGCGCGAGCACTACCCGCAGATGTGCGGTGAGGGCGACAAGCGCTGCCTCGACGCCGCCGCGCTCGCGTGGCGCGACATCCAGAGCGCTGCGGAGGAGGCCTACGACCGCAGCCCCGCCTGCACGTTCACGAGCTTCGTCGGCTACGAGTGGACCGCGAGCTTCTCGCTCGGCGCGAACATGCACCACAACGTGATCTTCCGGAACGCGAGCGTGCCCGCGCTGCCGATCAGCTACGTGGAGACCGCCTCGCTCTACGAGCTGTTCACGCGCTTGCAGAAGGACTGCATCGAAGGCACGCCTGGCTGCGACGCGCTCACGATCCCGCACAACTCGAACATGTCGGGCCCGGGTCTGATCTTCGAATCGGCGCGAATCGCAAAGCGCGAGGAGGCGGGCGCGAGCGTGACGCGCGAAGAGGCCTCGCTGCGCCAGCGCTGGTCGCCGCTCGCCGAGATCTCGCAGCACAAGGGCGACAGCGAGTGCTTGTTAGGGGGCGACACGACGGACGAGGCCTGCGGCTACGAGAAGCTCCCGTACAACAGCTTCTCCGGCGTGACGCGCTTCGCGGCGCTGAATCCGCCGAGCGACCAGACGCCGAGCCGGAGCGGGATGGTGCGCGAGGCGCTAAAGAAAGGCGTCGCGCTGCAGCGCGAGCTCGGCGTGAACCCGCTGAAGTACGGGATCGTCGCGAGCACCGACACGCATCTCGGCACGCCCGGACTCACCGAGGAGGATCAGCCGCGCGGCCATGGCGGCGCGGGCGTGATGGGCGCGACGACCGGGTTGCCCGACGACATCGAGTACCACCCCGGCGGCCTCGCCGTGCTGTGGGCCGAGGAGAACTCGCGCGACGCGCTGTTCGCGGCGATGCAGCGGCGCGAGGCGTACGGCACGAGCGGCACGCGGCCGGTCGTGCGCTTCTTCGGCGGCTGGGGCTACCGCGCGGAGATGTGCAGCGACCCCGAGCTCGTCGCGAAGGGTTATCAGGGCGGCGTGCCGATGGGCGGCGATCTCCCTGCGAAGCCGCGCGCAGCGAAGTCGCCGACTTTCGTGGTGAGCGCGCTGCAAGACCCGGGCGTCCCTAACAAGCCGGGCACGCCGCTGCAGCGCGTGCAGATCGTGAAGGGCTGGGTCGACGCGAAGGGCGCCGTCCACGAGCGCGTGGTCGACGTCGCGGGCGGCGACAACGGCGCGAGCGTCGACCTCGATACCTGCGAGCCGCGCGGCGAGGGCGCGAAGCAGCTGTGCAGCGTGTGGCGCGACCCCGACTTCGACGCGAGGCAGGGCGCGTTCTACTACGCGCGCGTGCTCGAGAACCCGACCTGCCGCTGGAGCCACCGCATCTGCCGCGACGCGAAGCTCGACTGCAGCGCGCCGCACCTCGTTCCCGCCAACCTCGTTGGCTGCTGCAGCGACTTGGCGAAGCCGACCGTGCAGGAGCGCGCGTGGACGAGCCCGATCTGGTACGAGCCGCGCTG